The following coding sequences are from one Musa acuminata AAA Group cultivar baxijiao chromosome BXJ1-6, Cavendish_Baxijiao_AAA, whole genome shotgun sequence window:
- the LOC103989362 gene encoding protein BEARSKIN1-like — translation MASAASSSSSTGVPPGFRFHPTDEELLLYYLKKKVSFEKFELEVIREVDLNNVEPWDLQERCRIGSAPQDEWYFFSHKDRKYPTGSRTNRATGAGFWKATGRDKCIRNSYERIGMRKTLVFYRGRAPHGQKTDWIMHEYRLDDSDDTRGEAGGGSDDGWVVCRVFKKKCFFKGSGEGSTSQAMENHMSVAATHDQSPSLSSNYIHPNLGHHHRHLHHHNGLYYSQMPTGPYSHGQVQDLMTNHRPSGYDFGVLPGDSAPVVKPYDGALAAAAACVGMQSERDPGPNEWAVLDGITAQQQQMNQMASQRGGEMDLWGYGK, via the exons ATGGCATCGGCTGCGTCGTCGTCGTCCAGCACCGGAGTCCCGCCGGGGTTCCGGTTCCACCCCACGGACGAGGAGCTCCTGCTCTACTACCTCAAGAAGAAAGTCTCCTTCGAGAAGTTTGAGCTGGAGGTGATCAGAGAGGTTGACTTGAACAACGTTGAGCCATGGGACTTGCAAG AGCGCTGCAGGATCGGGTCTGCGCCTCAAGAtgagtggtacttcttcagccaCAAGGATCGCAAGTACCCCACCGGGTCGCGGACCAACCGCGCCACCGGCGCCGGATTCTGGAAGGCTACTGGGCGCGACAAGTGCATCCGGAACAGCTACGAGAGGATCGGCATGAGGAAGACGCTGGTGTTCTACCGCGGCCGCGCGCCCCACGGCCAGAAGACCGACTGGATCATGCACGAGTACCGGCTCGACGACTCCGACGACACCCGGGGCGAAGCCGGCGGTGGCAGT GATGATGGATGGGTGGTGTGCAGGGTCTTCAAGAAGAAGTGCTTCTTCAAAGGCAGCGGCGAAGGGAGCACGAGCCAAGCCATGGAGAACCACATGAGCGTCGCCGCCACCCACGACCAGTCCCCATCGCTGAGCTCTAACTACATCCACCCAAATCTcggccaccaccaccgccacctccaccaccacAACGGCCTGTACTACTCCCAGATGCCCACCGGCCCCTACTCCCATGGCCAAGTGCAGGACCTGATGACCAACCACAGGCCGTCGGGATACGACTTCGGGGTGCTCCCCGGAGACTCCGCCCCCGTCGTCAAGCCCTACGACGGAGCATTAGCAGCTGCAGCCGCCTGCGTAGGGATGCAAAGCGAGAGGGATCCGGGCCCGAACGAGTGGGCGGTGCTTGACGGCATAACGGCGCAGCAGCAGCAGATGAATCAGATGGCGAGCCAACGCGGGGGAGAGATGGATTTGTGGGGATATGGGAAGTAA